The genomic stretch CGGCATCTCGCTGCCGGGATCGCTGGCCGAATATGTCGCGCTGCCGGCCAATTCGATCGTGCCGGTCCCGGCGCATCTGTCCTTCGAGGCGGCGTCGACATTGCCGATCGCCGGCACCACCGCATGGAACGCCATCCGCGCCGCCAATATCGGGCCGGGTTCGGTGGTCGTGCTGCTCGGCACCGGCGGCGTCTCGATCGTCACCCTGCAACTGGCGAAAGCCGCCGGCGCCACCGTCATCATCACCTCGTCGTCGGACGAGAAGCTGGAGCGGGCCAAGGCGCTGGGCGCCGATCATCTCATCAACTACCGCGCGACACCGGACTGGGACGGCAAGGTGCTGGAACTGACCGGCGGGCTCGGCGCCGACCTCGTCGTCGAGACCGGCGGCACCGCCACCTTCGCGCGCGCCATCAACGCCACCGCGCCCGGCGGCACGCTGTTCACCATCGGCTTCGTCACCGGCGCCGAGGCCACGGTCAACCTGCTGCCGATCATCATCAAGGCGCTGAAGGTGATCGGCAACAACACCGGGTCGGTGTCCGACCTTCGCGATGCCGCCCGCGCCATCGGCGCTGCCGGGATCGAGCCGGTCGTCGACAAGGTGTTTTCACCTGACGAGGCGGCCGAAGCCTACACCCACATGGCCGCCGGCGGCCTGCATTTCGGCAAGCTCGTGTTCGGGTTGGAGTGGTAGGACTGGGGTAGGCTAGGCGGTGAAGCGGCTATCTCCCTCCTTGTGGGGGAGATCGCCGGCAGGACAAGAGGAAGCGGGCTTCCAGGGCCTCCAAGGCAGGATTCTCAAGAAAAAATTACCAGAACGGCTGGAAATAGGACTCGATTCCAGTTGAGTAGAGTAGTATTGTAGAAGTTGGGCGAGAACAAAAATAAAACGATTGGGGAGCATCGTCACTCAGTTCGCTGATGATTTTGCGAACGTCTGCCATCGCGGTGGCCAGGCAGATGACGCTTACCGAATCCAAGCCCGTCAGACATGACTGATCGCGAAAGCGTCGACGCCTGATTGAATCGAGGCGAGCGCTTGTTATTCGTGACTGTATTCGATGCGTATTCGGGGCAATCCGATGCGGACGCATCGATCTTTCGGATGAAATTACTTTGGAGTTCCGTACAATAGACTGAAAATTCAGATTGGCGGTGGGGAAAGAATGGCCAATATGCTGGATGACACGACAGCGGAGGATGGTTCTCTCCCCGCTGCCGATGGCGGGGTCGGCGACGACGAAACTGGCGCGATGGAGGCTGAGCCGCCGGCGCCGCCGCTGCCGCCAAGCCTGACGCCGATTGCGACAGGCGATGTCTATGTGACGATCGCGCGCGACGGCCTCAACCTGCGAGCCGGTCCTGGCACGGAGTTCGCGGTTGTCGGCGTTCTTCAACTGGGGACACGTGTCCACCTTCTGAAGCGGGAAGGGTTCTGGGGGCAGGTGGACCAGAACGGCTACGGCGCCGCGGATGGTCATGTGTTGCTGTCCTATCTTCGACCGGAGCAGGCGGATGGAAGCCTCCCGCAGCCGGCGCAACCATCATCGCCGTCAGGCAGCTTCGTCACTCTGGACAAGGCCCTCCTGCAGACCATCATGGACCGCTGTGGCGGCGTTCATATCCGCTCGCAGCTCAATCTGGATGTCGTCGCCGACGCGCTCAATCGCGCGATGCTGCTGGCCGATGCCGGTACGCGCCTGCGGGAAATCGCGTTCCTGTCGCAGGCCGTCATCGAGACCGATTATTTCCGGACGTTCGAAGAATATGGCAGGGGGCACGGAATGCCATACGGACGCTATTACGGCCGCGGCATGCATCAGCTTACCTGGGAAGCAACCTACGTCTCATGCAGCCGCGCGGTTTTCGGCGACGACCGCCTCGTGACCAATCCGGACCTGATCATCAAGGACATCGGCACGAACATACAGGCGACCGCCTGGTACTGGAGGGACTACAAGCCATTCAATGCCTTGGCCGATGCCAGGAATATCGATGAGATCATCAGGCGCCTCTATGGCGGAACGATCACCAGCAGCAAGCCGAAGGTGAGGAAGTCCGTCATTCTGCGGCGCAGTTTCTATACGACGATCAAGTCGATCCTCGACAGCCAGTAGCCCGACGAAAATGACGCATCTTCTGTCGCGACAATTGATCTTAACGAGCCTGTCATTGGCATTGATGGCCGTCGTTCACGGCCGAGCGTTGGCTGACGATACGGCTGACGCCTCCAGGGTGTTGGCCGACGTCAACTGGGCCTGGTCGGATCACGGGCCCTGTAGCAATGTTCTGCTTTGCGCGACCTATCTTGGTGATTTTTCCATCAAACTTCACCTCGATGGGACGATTACCCCGGTTTTGCACGTACAAAGACTGACCACATCAGCTCACGACTGCATTCAGCGCGCCTTAGAGGCCTTGGCGCACGGAGATAAGCCGCTGGCGGTCTCATGGGTGGTCGCTACGCAGTTGCAAAACCAGGACGA from Mesorhizobium sp. 113-3-3 encodes the following:
- a CDS encoding SH3 domain-containing protein, whose translation is MANMLDDTTAEDGSLPAADGGVGDDETGAMEAEPPAPPLPPSLTPIATGDVYVTIARDGLNLRAGPGTEFAVVGVLQLGTRVHLLKREGFWGQVDQNGYGAADGHVLLSYLRPEQADGSLPQPAQPSSPSGSFVTLDKALLQTIMDRCGGVHIRSQLNLDVVADALNRAMLLADAGTRLREIAFLSQAVIETDYFRTFEEYGRGHGMPYGRYYGRGMHQLTWEATYVSCSRAVFGDDRLVTNPDLIIKDIGTNIQATAWYWRDYKPFNALADARNIDEIIRRLYGGTITSSKPKVRKSVILRRSFYTTIKSILDSQ
- a CDS encoding zinc-dependent alcohol dehydrogenase family protein, giving the protein MKAIELSQPRLDAFRAATVATPEPQRGEVLIRQRAASLNFVDVAVASGNYPGPSFPLIPVADSAGEIVALGEGVTNLSNGDRVVAHAKPRWIGGPPRPYEMTQMRGISLPGSLAEYVALPANSIVPVPAHLSFEAASTLPIAGTTAWNAIRAANIGPGSVVVLLGTGGVSIVTLQLAKAAGATVIITSSSDEKLERAKALGADHLINYRATPDWDGKVLELTGGLGADLVVETGGTATFARAINATAPGGTLFTIGFVTGAEATVNLLPIIIKALKVIGNNTGSVSDLRDAARAIGAAGIEPVVDKVFSPDEAAEAYTHMAAGGLHFGKLVFGLEW